A single Apodemus sylvaticus chromosome 20, mApoSyl1.1, whole genome shotgun sequence DNA region contains:
- the LOC127670802 gene encoding vomeronasal type-2 receptor 116-like isoform X2 → MKKLSIFAISFLLLMLSFILCCLTEPKCFWRVKNSEDNHGDMRTDCGFFLRTIEGPIDNIYDDIFEFRMPERRYEFFMVMFFATDEINKNPYILPNMSLLFVNIVDLCQDTLGVLDQLYSPENNRWYFVNYVCREDGLCDVDLTGISWKTTLKLTIQSRIPKVFFGPFNTNLNDHDQFPYLHQIGPKETHLSHGMVSLLLNFRWTWIGLVTSDNDQGIQFLSELREEMQRHEICLAFLNVIPETMETYMTKAMIYDKQIMTYSANVVIIYGEMNSTLEVSFRRWEYLGSRRVWITTSQWDVITNKKEFSLDFSHGTITFAHHRGELAKFRNFMQTMNYNKYLVNISESMLGWKYFNCSVSKNINKMDNFAFNNTLEWPALHKYDMALSEEGYNLYNAVYAVAHTYHELLLQQVESQKTTGVKGEFTDCQQVSSVLKTRVFTNPVGELVSMNHRENQCAEYDIFIIWNFPQGLGLKVKIGSYFSCFPRSQQLHLSEDLEWATGGTSVPSSMCSVPCTAGFRKIHQEETADCCFDCVQCPENEVSNETADMEQCVRCPDDQYANLEQTQCLQRAVTFLAYEDPLGFALGSIALSFSGITILVLVTFVKHKDAPIVKANNRILSYILLISLVFCFLCSLLFIGHPNQATCILQQTIFGVFFTVAISTVLSKTITVVMAFKLTTPERRMRGMLTLGAPNFVIPLCTLIQLVLCGIWLVKFPPFIDRDIQSEHGKTVIICNKGSVIVFHVVLGYLGFLALGSFSVAFLARNLPDRFNEAKFLTFSMLVFCSVWITFLPVYHSTRGKIMEVVEVFSILASSAGLLGCIFVPKCYIILVSPDSNLVQKYKDKLLH, encoded by the exons atgaagaagctgTCTATTTTTGCTATTTCCTTTTTGCTCctaatgctttctttcatcttgtGCTGTTTGACTGAACCCAAATGCTTTTGGAGGGTAAAGAATAGTGAAGATAATCATGGAGATATGAGAACTGACTGTGGTTTTTTCCTTCGGACAATCGAGGGACCTATTGACAATATTTATGATGACATTTTTGAATTTAG AATGCCAGAAAGAAGATATGAGTTTTTTATGGTAatgttttttgctactgatgaaATCAACAAGAATCCTTATATTTTACCCAACATGTCTTTGTTATTTGTCAACATTGTTGATCTGTGTCAAGATACATTGGGTGTTTTGGATCAATTATATTCACCAGAAAATAATAGATGGTATTTTGTGAATTATGTCTGCCGAGAAGATGGACTTTGTGATGTAGACCTTACAGGAATATCATGGAAAACAACTTTAAAACTGACAATTCAATCTAGGATACCAAAG gttttctttgggCCATTTAATACTAACCTAAATGACCATGACCAGTTTCCCTATCTCCATCAGATAGGCCCCAAGGAAACACATTTGTCCCATGGCATGGTCTCCTTGCTGCTTAattttagatggacttggataggaTTGGTCACCTCAGATAATGACCAGGgtattcagtttctctcagagctgagagaagaaatgcaaaggcatgAGATCTGTTTAGCTTTTCTGAATGTGATCCCAGAAACCATGGAGACGTACATGACAAaggctatgatatatgataaacaaattatgacatattcagcaaatgttgttatcatttatggtgaaatgaattctactttagaagtcagctttagaagGTGGGAATATTTGGGTTCTCGGAGAGTCTGGATCACAACCTCACAATGGgatgttatcacaaataaaaaagaattcagcCTTGATTTCTCCCATGGGACTATCACTTTTGCACACCACAGAGGTGAGCTTGctaaatttagaaattttatgCAAACAATGAACTATAACAAATACCTTGTAAACATTTCTGAGTCTATGCTGGGgtggaaatattttaattgttcagtctctaaaaacatcaataaaatggataattttgcaTTCAATAACACATTGGAATGGCCAGCACTGCAcaaatatgacatggccctgagtgaagaaggttacaatttgtataatgctgtgtatgctgtggcccacacctaccatgaactacttcttcaacaagtagagtctcagaaaacaacaggTGTCAAAGGAGAATTCACTGACTGCCAGCAG GTGTCTTCCGTGCTGAAAACTAGGGTATTTACTAACcctgttggagaactggtgaGCATGAACCATAGAGAAAACCAGTGTGCAGAGTATgatattttcatcatttggaattttccacaaggccttggattaaaagtgaaaatcGGAAGCTATTTTAGTTGTTTTCCACGAAGCCAACAACTTCATTTATCTGAAGATTTGGAGTGGGCCACGGGAGGAACATCA GTTCCCTCCTCTATGTGTAGTGTGCCATGTACTGCTGGATTCAGGAAAATTCATCAGGaagaaacagcagactgctgctttgattgtgttcagtgcccagaaaatgaggtttccaatgaaacag cagatatggaacagtgtgtgaggtgtCCAGACGATCAGTATGCCAACTTAGAGCAAACCCAATGCCTCCAAAGAGCTGTGACATTTCTGGCTTATGAAGATCCACTGGGGTTTGCTCTAGGCTCCATAGCCCTGTCCTTCTCAGGCATCACAATTTTAGTACTAGTCACTTTTGTGAAGCACAAGGATgctcctattgtgaaggccaataaccgCATTCTCAGCTATAtcctgctcatctctctagttttctgttttctctgctcattgctcttcattggacatcccaaccaagccacctgcatcctgcagcagaccataTTTGGAGTGTTTTTCACAGTGGCTATTTCTACAGTGTTGTccaaaacaataactgtggtcatggctttcaagctcactactccagAAAGAAGGatgagagggatgctgacatTAGGGGCACCTAACTTCGTCATTCCCCTTTGTACCCtgatccaacttgttctctgtggcatctggttggtaaaatttcctccctttattgacagagatatacaatctgaacatgggaagactgtcattatttgcaacaaaggctcagtcattgtcttccatgttgtcctgggatacttgggtTTCTTGGCTCTGGGGAGCTTCTCTGTGGCTTTCCTAGCaaggaaccttcctgacagattcaatgaagccaagttcctaactttcagcatgctggtgttctgcagtgtctggatcaccttcctccctgtctaccatagcaccagggggaagatcatggaggttgtggaggtcttctccatcttggcttctagtgcagggttgctagggtgtatctttgtcccaaagtgttataTTATTTTAGTTAGTCCAGATTCAAATTTAGTACAGAAGTACAAAGATAAATTGCTTCATTGA
- the LOC127670802 gene encoding vomeronasal type-2 receptor 116-like isoform X3 — MKKLSIFAISFLLLMLSFILCCLTEPKCFWRVKNSEDNHGDMRTDCGFFLRTIEGPIDNIYDDIFEFRMPERRYEFFMVMFFATDEINKNPYILPNMSLLFVNIVDLCQDTLGVLDQLYSPENNRWYFVNYVCREDGLCDVDLTGISWKTTLKLTIQSRIPKVFFGPFNTNLNDHDQFPYLHQIGPKETHLSHGMVSLLLNFRWTWIGLVTSDNDQGIQFLSELREEMQRHEICLAFLNVIPETMETYMTKAMIYDKQIMTYSANVVIIYGEMNSTLEVSFRRWEYLGSRRVWITTSQWDVITNKKEFSLDFSHGTITFAHHRGELAKFRNFMQTMNYNKYLVNISESMLGWKYFNCSVSKNINKMDNFAFNNTLEWPALHKYDMALSEEGYNLYNAVYAVAHTYHELLLQQVESQKTTGVKGEFTDCQQVSSVLKTRVFTNPVGELVSMNHRENQCAEYDIFIIWNFPQGLGLKVKIGSYFSCFPRSQQLHLSEDLEWATGGTSVPSSMCSVPCTAGFRKIHQEETADCCFDCVQCPENEVSNETDMEQCVRCPDDQYANLEQTQCLQRAVTFLAYEDPLGFALGSIALSFSGITILVLVTFVKHKDAPIVKANNRILSYILLISLVFCFLCSLLFIGHPNQATCILQQTIFGVFFTVAISTVLSKTITVVMAFKLTTPERRMRGMLTLGAPNFVIPLCTLIQLVLCGIWLVKFPPFIDRDIQSEHGKTVIICNKGSVIVFHVVLGYLGFLALGSFSVAFLARNLPDRFNEAKFLTFSMLVFCSVWITFLPVYHSTRGKIMEVVEVFSILASSAGLLGCIFVPKCYIILVSPDSNLVQKYKDKLLH, encoded by the exons atgaagaagctgTCTATTTTTGCTATTTCCTTTTTGCTCctaatgctttctttcatcttgtGCTGTTTGACTGAACCCAAATGCTTTTGGAGGGTAAAGAATAGTGAAGATAATCATGGAGATATGAGAACTGACTGTGGTTTTTTCCTTCGGACAATCGAGGGACCTATTGACAATATTTATGATGACATTTTTGAATTTAG AATGCCAGAAAGAAGATATGAGTTTTTTATGGTAatgttttttgctactgatgaaATCAACAAGAATCCTTATATTTTACCCAACATGTCTTTGTTATTTGTCAACATTGTTGATCTGTGTCAAGATACATTGGGTGTTTTGGATCAATTATATTCACCAGAAAATAATAGATGGTATTTTGTGAATTATGTCTGCCGAGAAGATGGACTTTGTGATGTAGACCTTACAGGAATATCATGGAAAACAACTTTAAAACTGACAATTCAATCTAGGATACCAAAG gttttctttgggCCATTTAATACTAACCTAAATGACCATGACCAGTTTCCCTATCTCCATCAGATAGGCCCCAAGGAAACACATTTGTCCCATGGCATGGTCTCCTTGCTGCTTAattttagatggacttggataggaTTGGTCACCTCAGATAATGACCAGGgtattcagtttctctcagagctgagagaagaaatgcaaaggcatgAGATCTGTTTAGCTTTTCTGAATGTGATCCCAGAAACCATGGAGACGTACATGACAAaggctatgatatatgataaacaaattatgacatattcagcaaatgttgttatcatttatggtgaaatgaattctactttagaagtcagctttagaagGTGGGAATATTTGGGTTCTCGGAGAGTCTGGATCACAACCTCACAATGGgatgttatcacaaataaaaaagaattcagcCTTGATTTCTCCCATGGGACTATCACTTTTGCACACCACAGAGGTGAGCTTGctaaatttagaaattttatgCAAACAATGAACTATAACAAATACCTTGTAAACATTTCTGAGTCTATGCTGGGgtggaaatattttaattgttcagtctctaaaaacatcaataaaatggataattttgcaTTCAATAACACATTGGAATGGCCAGCACTGCAcaaatatgacatggccctgagtgaagaaggttacaatttgtataatgctgtgtatgctgtggcccacacctaccatgaactacttcttcaacaagtagagtctcagaaaacaacaggTGTCAAAGGAGAATTCACTGACTGCCAGCAG GTGTCTTCCGTGCTGAAAACTAGGGTATTTACTAACcctgttggagaactggtgaGCATGAACCATAGAGAAAACCAGTGTGCAGAGTATgatattttcatcatttggaattttccacaaggccttggattaaaagtgaaaatcGGAAGCTATTTTAGTTGTTTTCCACGAAGCCAACAACTTCATTTATCTGAAGATTTGGAGTGGGCCACGGGAGGAACATCA GTTCCCTCCTCTATGTGTAGTGTGCCATGTACTGCTGGATTCAGGAAAATTCATCAGGaagaaacagcagactgctgctttgattgtgttcagtgcccagaaaatgaggtttccaatgaaacag atatggaacagtgtgtgaggtgtCCAGACGATCAGTATGCCAACTTAGAGCAAACCCAATGCCTCCAAAGAGCTGTGACATTTCTGGCTTATGAAGATCCACTGGGGTTTGCTCTAGGCTCCATAGCCCTGTCCTTCTCAGGCATCACAATTTTAGTACTAGTCACTTTTGTGAAGCACAAGGATgctcctattgtgaaggccaataaccgCATTCTCAGCTATAtcctgctcatctctctagttttctgttttctctgctcattgctcttcattggacatcccaaccaagccacctgcatcctgcagcagaccataTTTGGAGTGTTTTTCACAGTGGCTATTTCTACAGTGTTGTccaaaacaataactgtggtcatggctttcaagctcactactccagAAAGAAGGatgagagggatgctgacatTAGGGGCACCTAACTTCGTCATTCCCCTTTGTACCCtgatccaacttgttctctgtggcatctggttggtaaaatttcctccctttattgacagagatatacaatctgaacatgggaagactgtcattatttgcaacaaaggctcagtcattgtcttccatgttgtcctgggatacttgggtTTCTTGGCTCTGGGGAGCTTCTCTGTGGCTTTCCTAGCaaggaaccttcctgacagattcaatgaagccaagttcctaactttcagcatgctggtgttctgcagtgtctggatcaccttcctccctgtctaccatagcaccagggggaagatcatggaggttgtggaggtcttctccatcttggcttctagtgcagggttgctagggtgtatctttgtcccaaagtgttataTTATTTTAGTTAGTCCAGATTCAAATTTAGTACAGAAGTACAAAGATAAATTGCTTCATTGA
- the LOC127670802 gene encoding vomeronasal type-2 receptor 116-like isoform X1 translates to MKKLSIFAISFLLLMLSFILCCLTEPKCFWRVKNSEDNHGDMRTDCGFFLRTIEGPIDNIYDDIFEFRMPERRYEFFMVMFFATDEINKNPYILPNMSLLFVNIVDLCQDTLGVLDQLYSPENNRWYFVNYVCREDGLCDVDLTGISWKTTLKLTIQSRIPKVFFGPFNTNLNDHDQFPYLHQIGPKETHLSHGMVSLLLNFRWTWIGLVTSDNDQGIQFLSELREEMQRHEICLAFLNVIPETMETYMTKAMIYDKQIMTYSANVVIIYGEMNSTLEVSFRRWEYLGSRRVWITTSQWDVITNKKEFSLDFSHGTITFAHHRGELAKFRNFMQTMNYNKYLVNISESMLGWKYFNCSVSKNINKMDNFAFNNTLEWPALHKYDMALSEEGYNLYNAVYAVAHTYHELLLQQVESQKTTGVKGEFTDCQQVSSVLKTRVFTNPVGELVSMNHRENQCAEYDIFIIWNFPQGLGLKVKIGSYFSCFPRSQQLHLSEDLEWATGGTSPQVPSSMCSVPCTAGFRKIHQEETADCCFDCVQCPENEVSNETDMEQCVRCPDDQYANLEQTQCLQRAVTFLAYEDPLGFALGSIALSFSGITILVLVTFVKHKDAPIVKANNRILSYILLISLVFCFLCSLLFIGHPNQATCILQQTIFGVFFTVAISTVLSKTITVVMAFKLTTPERRMRGMLTLGAPNFVIPLCTLIQLVLCGIWLVKFPPFIDRDIQSEHGKTVIICNKGSVIVFHVVLGYLGFLALGSFSVAFLARNLPDRFNEAKFLTFSMLVFCSVWITFLPVYHSTRGKIMEVVEVFSILASSAGLLGCIFVPKCYIILVSPDSNLVQKYKDKLLH, encoded by the exons atgaagaagctgTCTATTTTTGCTATTTCCTTTTTGCTCctaatgctttctttcatcttgtGCTGTTTGACTGAACCCAAATGCTTTTGGAGGGTAAAGAATAGTGAAGATAATCATGGAGATATGAGAACTGACTGTGGTTTTTTCCTTCGGACAATCGAGGGACCTATTGACAATATTTATGATGACATTTTTGAATTTAG AATGCCAGAAAGAAGATATGAGTTTTTTATGGTAatgttttttgctactgatgaaATCAACAAGAATCCTTATATTTTACCCAACATGTCTTTGTTATTTGTCAACATTGTTGATCTGTGTCAAGATACATTGGGTGTTTTGGATCAATTATATTCACCAGAAAATAATAGATGGTATTTTGTGAATTATGTCTGCCGAGAAGATGGACTTTGTGATGTAGACCTTACAGGAATATCATGGAAAACAACTTTAAAACTGACAATTCAATCTAGGATACCAAAG gttttctttgggCCATTTAATACTAACCTAAATGACCATGACCAGTTTCCCTATCTCCATCAGATAGGCCCCAAGGAAACACATTTGTCCCATGGCATGGTCTCCTTGCTGCTTAattttagatggacttggataggaTTGGTCACCTCAGATAATGACCAGGgtattcagtttctctcagagctgagagaagaaatgcaaaggcatgAGATCTGTTTAGCTTTTCTGAATGTGATCCCAGAAACCATGGAGACGTACATGACAAaggctatgatatatgataaacaaattatgacatattcagcaaatgttgttatcatttatggtgaaatgaattctactttagaagtcagctttagaagGTGGGAATATTTGGGTTCTCGGAGAGTCTGGATCACAACCTCACAATGGgatgttatcacaaataaaaaagaattcagcCTTGATTTCTCCCATGGGACTATCACTTTTGCACACCACAGAGGTGAGCTTGctaaatttagaaattttatgCAAACAATGAACTATAACAAATACCTTGTAAACATTTCTGAGTCTATGCTGGGgtggaaatattttaattgttcagtctctaaaaacatcaataaaatggataattttgcaTTCAATAACACATTGGAATGGCCAGCACTGCAcaaatatgacatggccctgagtgaagaaggttacaatttgtataatgctgtgtatgctgtggcccacacctaccatgaactacttcttcaacaagtagagtctcagaaaacaacaggTGTCAAAGGAGAATTCACTGACTGCCAGCAG GTGTCTTCCGTGCTGAAAACTAGGGTATTTACTAACcctgttggagaactggtgaGCATGAACCATAGAGAAAACCAGTGTGCAGAGTATgatattttcatcatttggaattttccacaaggccttggattaaaagtgaaaatcGGAAGCTATTTTAGTTGTTTTCCACGAAGCCAACAACTTCATTTATCTGAAGATTTGGAGTGGGCCACGGGAGGAACATC gccTCAGGTTCCCTCCTCTATGTGTAGTGTGCCATGTACTGCTGGATTCAGGAAAATTCATCAGGaagaaacagcagactgctgctttgattgtgttcagtgcccagaaaatgaggtttccaatgaaacag atatggaacagtgtgtgaggtgtCCAGACGATCAGTATGCCAACTTAGAGCAAACCCAATGCCTCCAAAGAGCTGTGACATTTCTGGCTTATGAAGATCCACTGGGGTTTGCTCTAGGCTCCATAGCCCTGTCCTTCTCAGGCATCACAATTTTAGTACTAGTCACTTTTGTGAAGCACAAGGATgctcctattgtgaaggccaataaccgCATTCTCAGCTATAtcctgctcatctctctagttttctgttttctctgctcattgctcttcattggacatcccaaccaagccacctgcatcctgcagcagaccataTTTGGAGTGTTTTTCACAGTGGCTATTTCTACAGTGTTGTccaaaacaataactgtggtcatggctttcaagctcactactccagAAAGAAGGatgagagggatgctgacatTAGGGGCACCTAACTTCGTCATTCCCCTTTGTACCCtgatccaacttgttctctgtggcatctggttggtaaaatttcctccctttattgacagagatatacaatctgaacatgggaagactgtcattatttgcaacaaaggctcagtcattgtcttccatgttgtcctgggatacttgggtTTCTTGGCTCTGGGGAGCTTCTCTGTGGCTTTCCTAGCaaggaaccttcctgacagattcaatgaagccaagttcctaactttcagcatgctggtgttctgcagtgtctggatcaccttcctccctgtctaccatagcaccagggggaagatcatggaggttgtggaggtcttctccatcttggcttctagtgcagggttgctagggtgtatctttgtcccaaagtgttataTTATTTTAGTTAGTCCAGATTCAAATTTAGTACAGAAGTACAAAGATAAATTGCTTCATTGA